Proteins from a single region of Pirellulaceae bacterium:
- a CDS encoding DUF1501 domain-containing protein — protein MPRRRGIRVFDSVNRRTALSIGGAGAFSLAFSPSSLAIAGKTAPSSPAKSIIFLALYGGPPHQDTFDLKPNAPVEVRGEFKPISTTVPGFQVCEYLPKLAKLAHLYTTLRSVTHEDNGHESAFYSLMTGRPHPQPNTVVRPDPTDHPAYGPLINFVRKETPPVPGFVLVGGKTSTGIGQNEGFLGAGWAPYLVKQDANEPGFRVDDWSPSKDISADRFVRRRKLLERLNVSTPVDVLDDQAFGTHQERAFEILATSSMRNAFSIGEESPTTRAAYGDHPFGQNLLLARRLVEAGVPIVQVNWRNRGDGGFDTHSNNFNMCKGYLLPKLDGCLSALLIDLEQRGLLDETLVVAAGEFGRTPKINRDGGRDHWAGVNSMIMAGGGIKRGNVFGSSDRTGAFPHSKPVGPWDVQATILHCFGINPASQVKDPLGRPIPISTGKVITDVLS, from the coding sequence TTGCCGCGACGACGTGGTATTCGCGTATTTGATTCGGTGAATCGGCGGACAGCTCTTTCGATTGGTGGAGCCGGTGCGTTCTCGCTTGCGTTTTCACCTTCGTCATTGGCCATCGCAGGAAAAACCGCCCCCTCATCTCCTGCGAAATCGATTATTTTTCTCGCACTCTATGGCGGGCCACCTCATCAGGACACTTTCGATCTGAAACCAAATGCTCCCGTTGAGGTTCGCGGTGAATTTAAACCGATCTCGACCACGGTTCCGGGATTTCAGGTTTGTGAGTATTTACCGAAACTCGCAAAGCTTGCTCATCTGTATACGACGCTGCGATCGGTCACGCACGAAGACAATGGTCATGAATCCGCGTTCTATTCTCTAATGACCGGTCGGCCACATCCACAACCCAATACCGTTGTGCGTCCGGATCCAACTGACCATCCGGCCTATGGTCCGTTGATCAATTTTGTTCGAAAGGAAACGCCGCCCGTACCAGGTTTCGTTCTTGTCGGTGGCAAGACATCGACCGGGATTGGACAAAACGAAGGGTTTCTTGGAGCTGGTTGGGCACCCTATCTGGTCAAGCAGGACGCCAATGAACCCGGGTTTCGAGTTGACGATTGGTCACCCTCGAAAGACATCTCGGCCGATCGGTTCGTACGACGACGCAAACTGTTGGAACGTCTCAATGTGTCGACTCCGGTCGATGTTCTTGATGATCAGGCATTCGGGACCCACCAGGAACGGGCCTTTGAAATACTCGCCACCTCTTCCATGCGAAATGCTTTTTCCATTGGAGAGGAATCACCAACAACTCGCGCCGCGTACGGAGACCATCCCTTCGGGCAAAACTTGCTACTGGCACGTCGTCTTGTGGAAGCCGGTGTGCCGATTGTACAAGTGAATTGGCGAAACCGGGGTGACGGCGGTTTCGATACACACAGTAACAATTTCAATATGTGCAAAGGCTATCTATTGCCAAAGCTGGACGGTTGTCTGTCCGCGCTGTTAATCGATTTAGAACAGCGGGGTCTGCTCGACGAGACGTTGGTGGTGGCTGCGGGTGAGTTCGGACGTACACCAAAAATCAACCGCGACGGTGGACGCGATCACTGGGCCGGTGTCAACTCGATGATTATGGCTGGCGGCGGCATCAAACGTGGCAACGTTTTTGGGTCATCGGATCGGACCGGTGCTTTTCCGCATAGCAAACCGGTGGGACCGTGGGATGTCCAGGCAACAATTTTGCATTGCTTCGGCATTAATCCGGCAAGTCAAGTCAAGGATCCACTCGGCCGTCCCATCCCGATCTCGACGGGCAAGGTCATTACGGACGTACTGTCATGA
- a CDS encoding formylglycine-generating enzyme family protein translates to MKELGWEPLQGELLMDRHSSTEVTRTRTHVQDGSTLVLVPGGDFSMGSLDYSNERPPHQVQLSPFWISQTVITNRMYGRFRAETGHRQADFSNEELYNGDHQPIVGVDYTDAVAYCQWAGGRLPTEAEWEFAARGTDGRTYPWGNEQPDRTRAVYGLVYGKGGKAASVGSHPGDVSPFGLLDMAGNVLEWCSDWGADYKVGSGKPQANPGGAAQGTNRIMRGGCWVYQAESLRTTTRFFSVPHQKVSFAGFRMVVDALESEIAEFGKRQRVDSE, encoded by the coding sequence ATGAAAGAGTTGGGGTGGGAGCCGCTCCAAGGTGAGTTACTCATGGATCGTCATTCAAGCACTGAAGTAACACGCACGCGTACCCATGTCCAGGATGGTAGCACGCTGGTTTTGGTTCCGGGGGGTGATTTTAGCATGGGAAGCCTGGACTATTCTAATGAGCGCCCACCCCATCAAGTGCAACTGAGCCCTTTTTGGATCAGCCAGACTGTGATTACCAATCGTATGTATGGCCGGTTTCGGGCCGAGACCGGTCATCGTCAGGCGGATTTTTCGAACGAAGAACTCTACAATGGCGACCACCAACCGATCGTTGGCGTTGACTATACCGATGCGGTTGCCTATTGCCAGTGGGCCGGTGGTCGGCTACCGACCGAGGCGGAGTGGGAATTCGCCGCTCGAGGAACAGACGGGCGGACCTATCCTTGGGGAAATGAACAGCCGGATCGCACACGCGCCGTTTACGGACTTGTGTATGGTAAGGGTGGCAAAGCGGCTTCCGTCGGTTCGCATCCGGGCGATGTGAGCCCATTCGGGTTGTTGGACATGGCTGGAAATGTCTTGGAGTGGTGTTCCGATTGGGGCGCGGACTACAAAGTAGGGTCTGGAAAACCACAAGCAAATCCTGGGGGCGCCGCGCAAGGGACAAATCGAATCATGCGCGGCGGTTGTTGGGTCTACCAAGCGGAGTCGCTTCGAACAACCACCAGGTTTTTCAGTGTCCCCCACCAAAAGGTGAGCTTCGCCGGATTTCGAATGGTGGTTGATGCTCTCGAGTCGGAGATAGCGGAATTCGGCAAAAGGCAACGTGTTGATTCGGAGTAA
- a CDS encoding transporter substrate-binding domain-containing protein has protein sequence MPGLPKLAEINKLNLELAIGGRFGVHLGPESENVLLGNRNLGNPLSDTLLGCRLLLLFTLGAWVVPSLCDENLASEIPSQAEATDFKEGSFRVGVKLTPPFVMRDENSDELIGFSIDIIHEVLADLKLLDEVEYVVHDSIHEHLDAVARGDVELGIAATSVTSQRERQLDFSMPMFNGGLGVVTRRQSGFIPALEAFFSRELVSVALLMVCFLLVCANLVWWTERGEENSFNDRWYVGVGQALMEVVTMASVGYGDFVPRKILSRLLSILVILVGVVLFGSAVGAFTSALTVKKIRSDIRAIGDFDGETVAVVSDSIGKQQMASRHVNLLECADLDGAFAAVKDGRASGFVHDFSILRYHLSRRDKSLVLGEFTFAGHGYAIAFPSKSRYRKKVNVALLEMMEENPSRYARIKKWWFN, from the coding sequence GTGCCTGGCTTGCCAAAGTTAGCCGAAATCAACAAGCTGAACCTCGAGCTAGCCATCGGTGGCCGTTTTGGCGTACACTTGGGTCCTGAAAGCGAAAATGTGCTCCTGGGAAATAGAAATCTGGGGAATCCATTGTCTGACACTTTGCTAGGTTGCAGGCTGCTTTTGCTGTTCACTCTCGGGGCTTGGGTCGTACCGAGCCTGTGCGACGAAAATCTTGCCAGTGAAATACCATCCCAAGCAGAGGCAACGGATTTCAAGGAGGGATCGTTTCGTGTGGGCGTCAAGCTTACACCGCCCTTTGTGATGCGCGACGAGAATTCTGACGAATTGATTGGGTTCTCCATCGACATCATTCATGAGGTCCTGGCCGACTTAAAACTGCTGGATGAAGTTGAGTACGTCGTTCACGATAGCATTCATGAGCATCTCGATGCGGTTGCTCGAGGCGATGTTGAGCTCGGGATCGCTGCCACATCGGTCACGAGCCAACGTGAACGACAACTAGATTTCTCAATGCCGATGTTTAACGGTGGATTGGGCGTTGTGACGCGGCGTCAGAGCGGCTTTATACCGGCACTGGAAGCGTTTTTTTCCCGGGAACTCGTCAGCGTTGCATTGCTCATGGTGTGCTTTCTCCTCGTGTGTGCAAATTTAGTGTGGTGGACAGAGCGTGGCGAGGAAAATTCGTTTAACGACCGTTGGTACGTTGGTGTCGGCCAAGCACTCATGGAAGTCGTTACCATGGCGTCGGTGGGCTACGGTGATTTTGTGCCCCGTAAAATCTTAAGTCGTCTGCTGAGTATCTTGGTGATCCTCGTTGGCGTCGTCTTGTTCGGGTCTGCGGTGGGGGCCTTCACGTCGGCGCTGACGGTGAAAAAAATTCGTTCAGACATTCGTGCGATTGGAGATTTCGATGGAGAAACTGTGGCCGTGGTGTCTGATTCGATTGGGAAACAGCAGATGGCATCTCGTCACGTCAATCTTTTGGAATGCGCTGATCTTGACGGAGCTTTCGCGGCGGTAAAAGATGGGCGGGCCAGTGGATTCGTTCACGATTTTTCCATCTTGCGCTACCATCTGAGCCGACGCGATAAGTCGTTGGTTTTGGGGGAATTCACATTCGCGGGTCATGGCTATGCCATCGCATTTCCATCGAAGAGTCGGTACCGAAAGAAAGTGAACGTTGCACTGCTCGAAATGATGGAGGAGAATCCGTCGCGATACGCTCGCATCAAAAAGTGGTGGTTTAATTAG
- a CDS encoding arylsulfatase, with product MMPKICILGWVVVVLLTQNFVGQLQAAERPAKPNIIIMMVDDMGIGDTSAYLGVRLTPGAPPIERTLQTPNLERFARSAMLFTDGYAPASMCSATRYSLLTGRYAHRSYLKYQGWLPHGPNTPMIQRDLTTLPEMLQANGYQTAGIGKYHVGMLFDDGEGQPADDFYFRDVDFTKPLLDGPTHHGFDEYFGVPGNTEDSLDTEPRVLIRNDRFTFTDRSRMKRIGMEKRERRILAAPDWDLRNLGPLYLREAELFLDRQSTKVEEPFFLYYAPNANHFQRNPHGDYAVPDQIAGTPIKGQSVYSDKSDAGDREDMVLENDGVLGRLLQKLESTDDPRWPGHKLIENTLVIFTSDNGPNKGDNLGRNQESGGLRGKKAKLWEGGIRVPFIVAWPAVLDGGKQNRSIVTLTDIYATLAHIVSHSLAPDEAQDSRDVFAYWKETPPTPDTRPRVFFCHLGPPYLNDALAIRQGPYKLIVDGGLVMPWAPWSSQGARGASRPMLLHNLEENLYEDGDSFNNSSNDVAVQMAKTLLEIHNRGHARELNLPSVPELFLDPGWHNLRNDVTGHIGFEFRLRDGSGSKQVTHLGIWDDHDADRPIRAARNIPRDHDNDRPSRFRTQDKRRQVKAPHVLRLMRLEANEPIEIARIKIAAGQAGQLHNSFRYFPLKKTIRIRKNTNYVLLMSTRAGDGDPFHDPVAFDGLPPLVHPDVQVRRSVLVRPESPRNMTSIPAFEDLDESFSRHRAPVGPTLRFGPCD from the coding sequence ATGATGCCAAAGATATGCATCCTGGGATGGGTTGTTGTGGTTCTTCTAACGCAAAATTTTGTCGGTCAGCTACAGGCAGCGGAACGACCGGCGAAACCCAACATTATTATCATGATGGTCGACGACATGGGGATCGGAGACACCAGCGCCTATCTCGGGGTTCGCCTCACTCCTGGGGCACCTCCAATTGAAAGGACCTTGCAGACGCCGAATCTTGAACGCTTTGCCCGCTCGGCGATGTTATTTACCGACGGTTATGCGCCCGCTTCCATGTGCAGTGCGACAAGATATTCTCTGTTGACCGGTCGATATGCTCATCGATCCTACCTGAAATATCAAGGCTGGCTGCCCCACGGTCCGAATACGCCGATGATCCAGCGAGACTTGACGACGCTACCCGAAATGCTGCAGGCAAACGGTTACCAAACGGCTGGTATCGGAAAATACCATGTGGGCATGTTATTTGACGATGGCGAAGGTCAACCGGCCGACGATTTTTACTTTCGCGATGTGGACTTTACCAAGCCGCTGCTCGACGGGCCAACTCACCACGGCTTCGACGAATACTTCGGGGTCCCGGGAAATACCGAAGATTCGCTCGATACTGAGCCGCGTGTCTTGATCCGGAATGATCGCTTCACCTTTACGGACCGCAGCCGGATGAAGAGGATTGGTATGGAAAAACGTGAGCGGCGCATCCTTGCTGCACCCGATTGGGATCTGCGAAACCTGGGTCCCTTGTACCTTCGTGAAGCCGAGCTTTTTTTGGATCGTCAGTCTACGAAAGTTGAAGAACCATTTTTTCTCTACTACGCGCCGAATGCGAATCACTTTCAACGGAATCCTCATGGAGATTATGCGGTTCCGGACCAAATCGCCGGAACACCAATCAAAGGCCAGAGTGTTTACTCCGACAAATCGGACGCTGGCGATCGCGAAGATATGGTCCTGGAGAACGATGGGGTGTTGGGGAGGCTTTTGCAGAAGCTGGAATCGACTGACGATCCCCGCTGGCCTGGGCACAAACTGATCGAGAACACGCTTGTCATTTTTACCAGTGACAACGGGCCTAACAAGGGTGACAACCTCGGCCGCAATCAGGAGAGCGGCGGCCTACGCGGCAAAAAGGCGAAACTCTGGGAGGGCGGCATCCGGGTCCCATTTATTGTTGCATGGCCAGCAGTTCTCGATGGTGGAAAACAAAATCGATCCATCGTGACCTTGACCGACATCTATGCGACACTCGCTCACATCGTCTCCCATTCCCTTGCCCCCGATGAAGCTCAGGACAGCCGCGATGTTTTCGCCTATTGGAAAGAAACTCCTCCAACACCAGACACCCGCCCGCGTGTCTTCTTCTGCCATCTGGGGCCACCTTATCTCAATGACGCCCTGGCGATTCGACAGGGGCCCTATAAGCTCATCGTCGATGGTGGTCTCGTCATGCCGTGGGCACCATGGTCATCACAGGGAGCACGCGGCGCTTCCCGTCCGATGTTGCTCCATAACCTGGAGGAAAACCTTTATGAAGACGGCGACTCGTTTAATAATTCATCGAACGACGTTGCCGTTCAAATGGCGAAAACACTCCTGGAAATTCACAACCGTGGTCACGCCAGAGAATTAAATTTACCATCGGTTCCAGAATTGTTTCTGGACCCTGGCTGGCATAACCTGCGTAACGACGTCACCGGCCATATCGGATTTGAATTCCGGCTGCGAGATGGAAGTGGATCGAAACAGGTCACCCATCTCGGCATTTGGGACGATCATGACGCTGATCGGCCTATCCGAGCCGCGCGCAATATTCCACGCGACCACGACAATGATCGACCTTCCAGATTCAGGACTCAGGACAAGCGCCGGCAGGTCAAAGCCCCGCACGTCCTGCGATTGATGCGACTGGAAGCGAACGAACCCATCGAAATCGCCCGAATCAAGATCGCCGCGGGACAGGCTGGCCAGTTGCACAATTCATTCCGATATTTCCCTTTGAAAAAAACGATTAGGATCAGGAAGAACACGAATTATGTGCTGCTAATGTCAACAAGAGCAGGCGATGGCGATCCCTTTCATGATCCAGTGGCGTTCGATGGCCTACCGCCGCTCGTTCATCCCGACGTTCAGGTCCGGCGAAGCGTCCTCGTCCGTCCTGAAAGCCCACGCAACATGACCAGCATTCCGGCCTTCGAGGACCTGGATGAGTCCTTCTCCCGCCATCGCGCGCCGGTCGGTCCGACGCTTCGTTTTGGCCCCTGCGATTAA
- a CDS encoding arylsulfatase: MMLWGDSSIICLRSAVLMLTFLSISKNLEAESFDRSVLPIPNPVSAAVKEMDARKATPPPSFEVKAPEGAPNVVVVLLDDIGFGATAPFGGAIETPTFDRLAKNGLRFNRFHTTALCSPTRAALLSGRNHHNVNVGSVMEIATGFPGNLGMRPNDAKYFAETLRYNGYSTAAFGKWHETPTWEVSVSGPFFRWPTQSGFDKFYGFIGGETNQWEPVIFDGVTRVPKESQENYHFTTDMTNNAIRWVEFQQAMTPDKPFFIYFATGATHAPHHAPKEWIEKYKGKFDQGWQALREETLKRQIAAGIVPANTQLADMPEDIKDWETLSQAEKDLFALQMETFAGFAEHTDVEIGRLVDAIEGIGELDNTLFIYIMGDNGSSAEGGLEGTFNELVHLNGIFGVESIESMLERGDEWGGPDSFPHMACGWAVATDAPFKWTKQMAADFGGTRNGMVMHWPAGFKAKGEIREQWHHANDVAATVLEAAKIPPTKVINGVQQKPLDGVSMLYAAKDSDAEGQHVTQYFEMFGNRGIYHDGWLARTVHQVPWQGVPLRSLQEDIWELYNVNEDFSLTQDLAKKHPDKLKDLRKLFVKEAVANNVFPIDDRLYERFNAKIAGRPDLMGDRKSLTLSHGMEGILENTFLNVKNTSKTIEADVSLNDNASGIILCQGGKFGGWALYMNEGKPAYRYNWFGLDEYTIESPTPIASGKANIQLTFDYDGGGTGKGGIAKLFVNGEKVAEGRVEKTQPAVFSADETADVGVDDATQVVYELFEDRESSAFNGHVEKVKVSIREDD, from the coding sequence ATGATGCTTTGGGGCGATTCGTCAATCATATGTCTGCGTTCTGCAGTGCTGATGTTAACCTTCCTTTCCATCAGCAAAAATCTCGAAGCAGAATCCTTTGACCGTTCGGTTTTGCCCATCCCTAATCCTGTATCTGCTGCCGTTAAAGAGATGGATGCCCGGAAGGCAACACCCCCACCTTCTTTTGAAGTCAAAGCGCCTGAAGGCGCACCAAACGTCGTCGTGGTTTTACTCGATGACATTGGCTTCGGCGCAACTGCCCCATTTGGGGGAGCTATCGAAACTCCCACGTTTGATCGGTTGGCAAAAAATGGCCTGCGATTCAATCGCTTCCATACCACCGCACTGTGTTCGCCCACGCGAGCAGCCTTGCTATCCGGGCGCAATCACCATAATGTCAACGTTGGTTCGGTGATGGAAATCGCAACGGGATTTCCTGGCAACCTTGGAATGAGACCCAATGACGCCAAATACTTTGCGGAGACACTTCGTTACAACGGGTACAGCACTGCCGCTTTTGGGAAATGGCACGAGACACCCACCTGGGAGGTATCTGTGTCCGGGCCATTTTTTCGCTGGCCAACACAATCGGGTTTCGACAAGTTCTATGGCTTCATTGGGGGCGAAACCAACCAATGGGAACCTGTCATTTTTGATGGCGTGACACGAGTACCGAAGGAAAGTCAGGAAAACTACCATTTCACCACCGATATGACGAACAATGCTATCCGGTGGGTTGAATTCCAGCAGGCCATGACACCTGACAAGCCGTTTTTCATTTATTTTGCAACGGGAGCGACGCACGCTCCGCACCACGCTCCAAAAGAGTGGATCGAAAAATACAAAGGCAAGTTTGACCAAGGCTGGCAAGCACTTCGAGAGGAAACGCTGAAACGGCAAATAGCTGCCGGCATCGTCCCTGCGAATACCCAATTGGCCGATATGCCTGAAGACATCAAGGATTGGGAAACACTAAGCCAGGCTGAAAAAGATTTATTCGCCTTGCAGATGGAAACTTTTGCGGGATTCGCTGAGCACACCGATGTTGAGATAGGTCGTCTTGTTGATGCCATTGAAGGTATCGGTGAACTCGATAACACCCTGTTCATCTACATCATGGGCGACAACGGTTCCAGCGCGGAAGGCGGGCTGGAAGGAACGTTCAATGAGCTTGTCCATCTCAACGGTATTTTCGGTGTCGAATCTATCGAAAGCATGTTGGAGCGGGGTGATGAATGGGGAGGCCCTGATTCCTTTCCGCATATGGCTTGTGGCTGGGCAGTAGCGACCGATGCGCCTTTTAAATGGACAAAGCAAATGGCGGCCGATTTTGGTGGCACACGCAATGGCATGGTGATGCACTGGCCAGCTGGGTTCAAAGCCAAAGGAGAAATTCGCGAGCAGTGGCATCACGCCAACGATGTTGCGGCCACTGTTTTGGAAGCAGCCAAAATTCCACCGACAAAAGTAATCAATGGGGTCCAGCAAAAACCCCTTGATGGTGTCAGCATGCTGTATGCTGCAAAAGACTCGGATGCAGAGGGCCAACATGTCACACAGTATTTCGAGATGTTTGGAAATCGCGGTATCTATCATGATGGTTGGCTCGCCCGTACGGTTCATCAAGTTCCATGGCAGGGTGTCCCGCTACGTAGCCTCCAAGAAGATATCTGGGAGCTCTATAACGTCAACGAAGATTTCAGTTTGACCCAGGATCTTGCCAAAAAACATCCGGACAAACTCAAGGATCTTCGTAAGCTATTCGTCAAAGAAGCGGTAGCCAACAATGTTTTTCCCATTGATGATCGACTCTACGAACGTTTCAACGCCAAGATTGCAGGCCGACCTGATCTGATGGGAGATCGAAAATCCCTGACGCTGTCGCATGGCATGGAGGGGATTCTTGAGAACACCTTCCTAAACGTCAAAAACACGTCGAAGACCATCGAAGCTGACGTGTCACTCAATGACAATGCGAGCGGAATTATTCTCTGCCAAGGTGGAAAGTTCGGTGGTTGGGCCCTCTACATGAATGAAGGTAAACCAGCCTACCGCTACAATTGGTTCGGTCTTGATGAGTACACCATTGAGTCCCCCACCCCCATTGCTTCGGGCAAGGCCAACATTCAGTTGACCTTCGACTACGATGGTGGCGGCACAGGGAAGGGTGGCATCGCCAAGCTGTTTGTCAACGGTGAGAAAGTGGCCGAGGGCCGTGTCGAAAAAACACAGCCAGCCGTCTTTTCTGCCGATGAAACGGCTGATGTCGGCGTTGATGACGCAACTCAAGTTGTCTACGAGCTTTTCGAAGATCGTGAGTCTTCAGCATTCAACGGCCACGTTGAGAAAGTTAAGGTCAGCATCCGCGAAGACGATTGA
- a CDS encoding glycosyltransferase family 4 protein, which translates to MSSNSKIRPVHIFESWRPVVSGYTSRSWDLINAQIRNRSLEPRVIVTSRQFTNGEDRLDVPTQLEDRCRLCAPSSRERWIRTIRRYSLDGRALERSIDAVIDDWRVDLIHVHWSSVIGRVAARIAKRRGIPLVSEVRFDLAAAVNSQTFRQRLTWLEPNLRVFFESHLADSQAIIAAGPSLAHHLKSCFPELDDRIWSVSNRVVDGHFGWGPRDEIQRKALGLQGRIVVGTTSKMLYYEGLEMLMRAMAQARKKVPALHLLLVGDGPEANDLRRIARSLELPVTFTESVPASDVPALLRQINLFVIPRRDSSVTRHAGPLKLVEAMASGRAIIATPVGDIRYLLDEGRGLILPDFSIPTLTDAIIKLAEDPVQRNLMGQRARDYANRELTWNNADDLHKKIYESALALR; encoded by the coding sequence ATGTCGTCTAACTCGAAAATCCGACCCGTGCATATCTTCGAGTCCTGGCGACCCGTTGTTTCAGGTTACACCTCGCGCAGTTGGGATTTGATTAACGCACAAATTCGAAACCGCAGTCTTGAGCCAAGGGTCATCGTGACGTCGCGGCAATTTACTAACGGAGAAGATCGCTTAGACGTTCCCACCCAACTCGAGGATCGTTGTCGTCTTTGCGCTCCCTCGAGTCGTGAGCGTTGGATACGCACGATCCGACGGTATAGTTTGGACGGACGAGCTTTGGAGCGAAGTATTGACGCGGTGATTGACGACTGGAGGGTGGACTTGATTCATGTTCACTGGTCATCGGTCATTGGTCGAGTCGCGGCGCGGATCGCCAAACGGCGTGGGATCCCGTTGGTTTCCGAGGTTCGATTTGACCTCGCTGCTGCTGTTAACAGTCAGACATTCCGGCAACGCTTAACGTGGCTAGAGCCGAATTTGCGAGTTTTTTTTGAGTCGCATTTGGCTGATTCCCAGGCAATCATTGCCGCTGGTCCTTCGCTCGCTCATCATTTGAAAAGTTGTTTTCCGGAGCTTGATGATCGGATTTGGTCGGTAAGCAATCGGGTTGTCGATGGTCATTTTGGATGGGGACCTCGTGACGAAATCCAGAGAAAGGCGTTGGGGCTCCAGGGGCGTATTGTCGTCGGCACCACGAGCAAGATGCTGTATTACGAAGGACTCGAGATGCTCATGCGGGCAATGGCTCAAGCTCGCAAAAAAGTTCCGGCGTTACATCTCTTGCTGGTTGGTGATGGACCCGAGGCGAATGATTTGCGTCGCATTGCCCGCTCGCTTGAATTACCAGTCACCTTTACCGAAAGTGTGCCCGCCTCAGATGTGCCCGCACTTTTGCGACAGATTAATCTATTTGTGATTCCGAGGCGGGATAGCTCAGTAACCCGTCACGCAGGTCCGCTCAAACTGGTCGAAGCAATGGCATCAGGTCGGGCAATCATTGCAACGCCAGTCGGGGACATTCGATATTTGCTCGACGAGGGTCGGGGATTGATCTTGCCTGATTTTTCCATACCGACGTTGACGGATGCAATCATTAAGCTTGCCGAGGACCCTGTTCAACGCAATTTGATGGGACAACGCGCTCGTGACTATGCGAACCGTGAGCTTACATGGAACAATGCAGATGACTTGCACAAAAAAATCTACGAGTCCGCCTTGGCACTCAGGTAG
- a CDS encoding glycosyltransferase family 4 protein: protein MHRKILEIGPLPPPHAGWSVRIEYLMTSMRQQGIQCAALDLGDNRLARRAPESHIRGIRSNFDYALQVLLHLLRGYRIHNHLNSESWKAYCFVLYASILSVIFLRPSVLTWHGGLGGRYFPNPNSHLIDAFHWIIYRLNSQIICNDEKIKRHIVAYGISPEKVTPIPAFSEQYMEFDAVPLPAGISGFLKAHPTIIFSYVFFRPEFNLDVLLTGFAKTKKHFPDAGLCLVGCEVGSEPCTANLEQLGLKGSVYLAGDLGREQYLTLLTQADLFIRTPKRDGISSSVLEALALGIPVVAAYNTLRPPQVKTYSADDATELASAAISVLTADNESRKPARPALRDTIAEEVSLLVGTGSPTSRTEVIEHVD from the coding sequence ATGCATCGAAAAATACTCGAAATTGGCCCGCTCCCTCCACCTCACGCAGGGTGGTCGGTTCGTATCGAATATCTAATGACGTCGATGCGGCAGCAAGGAATCCAATGTGCAGCACTCGATCTGGGCGATAATCGACTGGCTCGCCGAGCACCAGAATCGCATATCCGTGGCATCCGCAGTAATTTCGATTACGCACTCCAAGTTTTGCTTCACTTGCTGCGCGGCTATCGCATACACAACCACTTGAATTCTGAGTCATGGAAAGCTTATTGCTTCGTTCTTTACGCTAGTATCCTGAGTGTGATCTTCCTGCGTCCCTCTGTCCTTACTTGGCACGGCGGCCTTGGTGGACGCTACTTCCCCAATCCAAACAGCCACCTGATTGACGCATTCCACTGGATAATCTATCGACTAAACTCTCAAATCATTTGCAACGATGAAAAAATCAAGCGGCACATCGTTGCGTACGGAATATCACCCGAAAAGGTGACCCCCATCCCTGCTTTTTCCGAGCAATACATGGAATTCGATGCCGTCCCGCTTCCCGCGGGTATTAGCGGTTTCTTAAAAGCTCACCCGACGATCATCTTCAGTTACGTCTTTTTTCGACCGGAGTTTAACCTCGACGTCCTGCTGACAGGGTTTGCAAAAACAAAAAAACACTTCCCCGACGCGGGCCTCTGCCTGGTCGGCTGCGAGGTTGGGAGCGAACCATGCACCGCCAATTTAGAACAACTCGGCCTTAAGGGCAGCGTTTACCTAGCCGGCGACCTGGGGCGAGAACAATACTTAACTCTTCTAACGCAAGCCGACCTTTTTATTCGCACGCCAAAACGCGACGGCATATCCAGTTCCGTATTGGAAGCTCTGGCGTTGGGCATTCCAGTGGTTGCCGCCTACAACACATTGCGTCCACCGCAAGTAAAAACCTATTCAGCGGACGATGCGACGGAATTGGCATCCGCAGCGATCTCCGTGCTCACCGCCGACAATGAATCAAGAAAGCCTGCACGTCCAGCCTTGCGGGATACGATCGCGGAGGAAGTCTCATTGCTTGTGGGGACGGGCTCCCCAACGAGTCGCACCGAGGTCATTGAGCATGTCGATTAA